In Blastococcus saxobsidens DD2, the genomic stretch GCCGACCGCAGCCAGGTCGAGCAGGTACTCGGCCGTTCCCGGCTGCGTCGCGCCGCTGCCGTGGTCCGGCCCGACCTGCCCGCTTCCGCGGCTCGAGCCGGACGGTCCGTCGAGCCGCACGCCGTGGGTTGGCGACTGGGTGCCTGCGCCGTCCCCGCCGGGGGAGAGCTGTGGGTGCCCTTCGACCGGACCGCCGGCGTCTACGGCCCGCAGGGCTCGGGGAAGACCCTGGACCTGCTCGCTCCGGCGCTGTTGGACGCGCCCGGGGCGGCGCTGGTGACGCTGACCAAGGCCGAGGACCTGTTGCTCACCCTCGACGCGCGCGCCGCAGGTGGGCGGCCGGTTGCCGTGTGCGACCCGTTCGGCTCGGTCCCGGGAGTGCCCGAGTTGCTGTGGGACCCGGTTGCCGGTTGCGCAGATCCGATGGTCGCCGAGCGTCGGGCCAAGGCGTTCACCGCCGGCACCGTCGCCGGCGCGGTCACCGGGGGGATCTCTGACGGAGCGGCTCGCTTCTACGCGTTCGAGGCGGCCAAGGTCTTGCAGGCCTACTTCCACGCCGCCGCGCTGACCGGTGGCACCGTCGAGCAGGTCCTCGAGTGGGCGGCCCATCCGCAGGCTGCGACCGCGCCGGCCGACATCCTGCGAGGCCACCCGCAGGCCGCGCCGTTGTGGGACGGGCTGCTGCACGGCGCCCTGCAGGGCGACCCGCGCACCGCCGGGAACACCGCCACGACCGTTCAGCAGGCGCTGGCTCTGTTCTTCCAGGCAGACATCCGCCGCCGCTGCACCCCCGGGCCCGGCCGCCCGGCCACCGAGGTCGCCGGTCTGCTCGCTGCCGGCGGCACCGTCTACCTGCTCGGCCGCGACGACCCCTACGCCTCGGCGTCCCCGCTGCTGACCGCGCTGGCCGAGCACGCCCTCGACACAGCCCTGCAACTCGCCGCCGGCTCACGGACCGGGCGGCTGTGCCCGCCGCTGCTGGCCTGCTTGGACGAGCTGCCGTCCACCGCGCCGCTGCCCACCCTGCGCACCCGCATGGCCAACGACCGGGCACTGGGCGTCAGCTACATCTACGCCGCCCAGACCTGGCGGCAGCTGGTGTTGCTCTACGGCGAGGACGAGGCCCGGGCCCTGTTCGGCCTCACCAACGTCGTGATCGCCTTCGGCGGCGGCAAGGACGGCGGCTTCTACCGCGAGCTCTCCGACCTGATCGGCCGGACCCGCGTGCGCCGCACCTCCTACAGCTACCGGGGAGCCGGCTGGTCGCGGTCCACGCACGGCGAGGACACCCCGGTGCTGCGCCCGGAGGAGATCCGCCTGTTGCCCTCGGGCCGAGCGCTGGTACTCGCAGAGAACGCACCGCCGCTGATCGCCCGGCTGACCCGATGCCTCACCGGCCGCCGCGGTGCGGCGCTGTTGGCCGTCCAGACCGCCGCTCGTGACCGGGTTGCGGCCGCCCGCGACCTCGATACCTGGGAAGGGATGCGCACACGCCGCTCCTCTGAGGCGACGGCCGCCGCCAGACGGACCATGCCCGCGGGTTGGGAGTCGTCGTGACCGAGGTCCTCTTAGTGTCTCCGTTCCCGCGACCGCCGCGCTGGGTCCGGCACGCGCTCGAGATGCTCCGGCAGGCCGAGCTGTCCGGGCTCGAGCCATCGGCCTACGGGTTGCTCGACCGGCCGTGGGACCCGGCGACCTGCTCTCCACAGGTGCGCCGGGAGCTGTGGGCGTGGATCGACGACGTCGCCGGCTGGCTCAACCACACGTACGCCTGGCAGACCACGCACGTCGTCCCCTCCTGCTGGCCTGCCCACCCGGCACTGGTCCGCGAATTGGCAGTCCTCGCGTGCATGCGCGTCGCGGCCGCCGACGCGACGGTTCCGCATCCGATGGAGGAGTGGCACCGCTACGCCCTGCCCGGCTTCTACGCCCGCATGAACGAGCGGCAGGGCCTCGGCTGCCCACCCGGTCGACATGTCGACTGGCCGGCGCGCTCCTGGGACGCCGACTACCGCACTCCGTCGGCCGTCGCGGAGCGGCGCCGCCGCTTCGACGCCGACACCGGGGCCCAGGCATCTGACGGCGCACCGGACACAGCCACACCGGACGACGGCGAGGGAGCAACCCCATGAGTGCGGTTCCGCGCACTGACCGGTTCGACGGCGACTGGGTCGCGCTGCTCGGCGGCGTCCGGGTCAGCCGGCAGTGGATGACTCGCCACACTCCGGAACTCCTGGCCGCGTGGTGCGAGGCCATGCCCGAGGCCCGGCGGGCCATCGCGGCCGAGATCTTGCGCGTCGCCGCCGAGATGGAGAGCGAGCCGGTAGGCCGGGACAACGAACCTGCAGACCCGGCGTGGGAGGCCGTCGCCCGGCGGATCGATCCGCGCCTCCTGGACGGCCCGGACTGGAGGCCCCTGTCCGCCTCTCTCACTCGCGCCGCGGCGGCCGGCTACGACGTCCCCGCCCGTCTGCCCGCTCTCGCCGCATCCCCGCTGCCTGACCGGCATCCGGCGAGGGAGCTGCACTGGCGACTGCTCGACGACTGCCCGGCCGCCTTGCCCGTACCCGACGCGGACGGCGGATCAGCCACGCCGCCGCCCAGATAACCGGTCGTGCACAGCCCCGCCCGGATCCACAAGTTCATCGCCACATCCCCAGTCACCTGCCGCGGCGACCCAGCCTCGGCGCAGTCCACCACGTAAAGGAGAGCCGCCCGTGACCGTCGAGGCGAGCATCGACCCGCTCAGCTACGCCGCCTCCCTGCTCGACGCCGTGGGCGCCGACCGAGAGCAAGTTCCCGCACACATCGCCCTGGATTGCATGCAGGCCGCCGAGCTTCTCGAGTTGGCCGGTGGGCACGCCGAACCCGTCCCCCTGGTCGACGAGGATCCCCGCGCCAGCATCCGCGCCGCCATGGGCGCGCTCGGCCTGCTCGACCAGGAGACCTTCGCGACTCCCTACGTCCTAGACGCGGCCCGCGCAGCCCGTCGCGCCCTGCGACAGCTGCGCTGACTATGGCCACCAGCCTGCAGCAGTTGCTCGACGCGCTGGCCGACCGCACTGCGGCGCCGATCACCGACGTGGCGATCGAGGACGCAACCGGAGCCCTGGCCCACCTCGGCCGGGCCCTCGCCGGCATGACCCATGACGGGCTCACCGCTGGCGTCAGCCGCCGGCAGCAGACCGCCGCTCAGCTGACGGCAGCCTGCACAACTGTGGGCCGGCTGTGGCCGCGCACCGGCGGACCGCTGACCGATCTGGCGGGCGCCGCTGCCGATGTGATCGGCCGCGACCGCGCCAGCATGGGTCGCGCCCACCGCTGGGCAGTCACCGTCGAACTCGCCGAAGCCGCTGACCACTGTGCCCGGCTGGCGCATCGGCTGCTGCCGCATGCCGCGGTCGCCGAGCTGGCCGCCGTCCACCGGCTGGCCGTAGCCGTCGAGCGCGATGCCCAGGGCGACCCACCGACGGCCAGCGGCGCGGCTGTCCTGAATCGCCTGGTGCCGGTGTCCGGCCTGCCACGAGCCGGCGAGAGGGTGACCGCCGTCGATGCCGCAGCGGCGCTCACCGCGGCGCTGGACCGAGCCCTGCGCACCGACGGCCTGACCCTGCGTGAATTCCGCGCCGCTGTTGCCGCCGCCGAAATCACGAGCGACTCCGCCGCGTCCGTCGTAGCCGCTGCGGCGGGTGACGAAGGTATGCGACCCCTGCTGACAGCCGTCGCCTGGGAACTTACGGGCAGGATCAGCATGACCTTTGAGGATGGCCACCGAGCCCGGCCCACTGACCCTCACGGCGTCGTTCCTTGGGCACGCAGCCTCGCCGACACGCTTTGCAACGACGTGGGGTCCAACGCCGACCTCAGCGCGCTCCGCGACCGGGGCGACCTCCCGCGCCTGACTCGCACGGTCCAGGAGGTGAGCAACCAGCTTCCCGTCCTCGCCGACCGACTCGTCGCGGGCGTCGACCGTTGGTCTCGCACCGGTCGGCTCTACGCCGCCGCCCGGGACCTGCCGCGCATGGACAACATGCCCGAGGACCGAGTTCGGGAGGTGATCGCCGGCCGCCGAGTACAGGCCCGCGGCGCTGATCTCGACCGCCTCCGTCGCGCGCTGGCCTCGGCCGGCGCGCTGTCGAGCAGCCTGGCCGACGCGGTCAACCGCGCCGTGTCCCCGGCCGCTCCGAGTCAGCGCCACCTTGCCGGGCTCTACGCCGAGCGAGCCCGAGCGCCCGGCCGCGGCGAGCGCCTGCTCAGCCACGCCGACAACGTGGCCGAGGCCATCGCAGGATCCCGATGTGCGCCGATCACCACCCCCGCGCCGGGTGCAGGAGGCACTGGCCGCTACTGATCTGCGAGGGCTCCGCGAATACGCGCCCAGAGCTTCCTGCGGGGCGGCTCGGGCTCGGAGCGGTCGTCGGCGTCGCGTCGGTACGTCGTGGCGGTGTGGCTGCCTTGCTCACCCTGTGCCGCCGGGGGCAGGAGAGGCATCCTGACCGCCAGGCGCGCTGCGCTCTCCTCACTCCGACGCCCGGGAGCAGGGGGCTCGACCACCTTGATTCCCGCGTTCGTCAGCATGCCTAGGTCGAGCCGCCACTGATGGGCCGACCGCCTGTTCCACAGAGCGAAGGCCAGGTCGATGTGGGCGTCAGCCTCGCCGGTCGACCAGCCGTTGACCGCCCGAAGGTGCGCCTTTGCCCCGGCGGAGGTGCCGGTGATCTCGGCGAAGCCGAAGTGCGTGGCCCGGTGACAAGACCAACACAGCGCGAGCAGGCGGCGCAGCGTCTGGGTGTAGGTGGCCTCGTCGTACTCCCAGCGCTCATGGGCTTCCAGCCGCTGGCGGTCGCGGCCGCGCGGAGCGCCGCAGGCCTCACAGCGGTTGCCGGCCCGCCGGTAAACCATGGACCGGAGCGCGTCCCACTGGCTTTCGTCAACGCAGCTGCGGACGTTGGTGAACCAGCAGGTCGACGGAACGAGGTCGACGAAGAGGCCTTGGCCGAAGCTGCGGTCCTCCCCGGGCAGGAGTTCCGGCATCCGGGGCTCCCAGCGCGCCAGTTTCGGCAGCAGTGCCTCCTGCGGCGCGTACCAGCGACGAACGTCGGGATCCCAGCGCGCGCCTGCCGACTTGGCGGCGTCCTTCTCGCCGTAGGGAACATCGAGCCATAGGCGCTCGGCCATCCCGACACTCCGTACTCCTCGGGAGCCATCACTATGCAACAGGGGCCCGACAAGACCGTGGCCAGACGCATGGCGTCGGGGGCAGCGGACCGTGTGGGCGACACGGCGATGCACCGATGCACCGATGCACCGATCGTCCATTCCCGAACGGGATGCGTAAGCCAGCCCTCCCGCCGTGCGGTGAGATGAGCCCATGACGGCCGACGATGCTCAGCCAGCGGGCACACAGAATCCATTTATGCCCAATGCAGGAGCCGGTCGAAGAACTCCCTGACCGTGTCCGAGGCACGGTCTTCGGTGAGTTCGTAGCCGCTGAAGCGGTAGACCTCGTAGCCGGAAAGGCGAAGGTCCCGATCGCCGCGGGTTGTAACGCTGTAGATGCGTGGGCTCGGCTCGCCGGCGGAGGTCGCGTAGTGCTGCTGCCCGTCGACCTCGAGCGCGACTCGTCTTAGCCCGGGCAACAGCATCAGAAAGTCCATGCGCTGGTTGAGGTAGGCGTCCTCCCCGCGTTGGGCTCGCGAGACCGGATCCCAGTGCAGCCACACCTCCGGCAGCAGCGCGAACAACGGGTCGTGCCCCTTCGCGTAGTCGTAGTAGGCGCCGAAGAGCGCCCGCTGGGCCGGTGACACGTCGGCGCAGACATTCGCGAGACGTTGCCAGAGCTCACGCTTTGCCTGCGCGGCCGGGATGTCCCGGCGGCGCGACCACCAAGACTCGACGTCACGCCAGGTCAGTCCGCGCTCGCCGACGGGCACGTCGTAGGCGAGCACCGTGTCATCTCCAGTGAGGACCTCGATGCTCTGATCCAGCACGTCGCGGATCCGCAGTGCGGGCTTGGCGTGGGGGGAGGCAAACAGGATGAGTTGGGCCGGGCGGGGGCGAGTTCCCGCGCCGACGATGGTGAAGTCCGGGTAACCGTCGGTCGTGCCGGACTCGACGATCTTCAGTCCTGCGCGGGTCAGGACCGGCGAGATCGCTGCGACCAGCGCCCGCTGACGAGGCTCGTTCGGGTTCACCGATCCGGACAGCAGCCCCTCAAGAAACAGCGCGAACCGGCGATCACCACCGTCGAGGGCGCCGACTTCTTTGAAGAACTCAATCGTCGTCCAGTCGGGATTCCAGATCATGTGCCGGGCGACCGGCTCGTAAGGGTCCTTCCAGTCGAATGACCACGCCGGCGGGTGCAGCACCCAGTGCCGCTTGACAACGTTGAGCAGCCCGTCGGCCTCCGACCAGATTGCCCCGGATGCATCTAGGGCCTCGGCGAGCTCACGGCGCACCCGGGCGGTGATCGGCGGCCAGTTCTCCCGTGACCAGAGCAGATCCTCGACCCGGTTCCGCAGCTCGATCGACAGATTGCCTTGCTGAAGGAACCGGGCGCACACGGCCTCGTAGTCGCTTGGTGAGATGGCGTCGAACGCCCGGTCAAGTCGCTGCTGCTTAGACAGCGGCGTGACGTCCTCCCCGACCGGCGACGGGTCCGGCTGCTGTCCGGGGATGTCCAGTCCCAGCGACGCACCGGCCGTGTCCAGATCCACATGCCTGAGCCCGTGCAGGCTCGACACCAGTTCGCGGGCGAGATCGCGGGCCTTGCTATCCACGGCAGTCGGCTCCGCTGGCATCTCAGTCGCCAGCCCCGCGCCGACGAACGAATCCGGCATCCCGCTCACGCGGTCGCGTCACCACGGCTGGCTCCGCCTTCAGGAGCCACGGGCATCCCGCTCTTGCCATGAGCTCATCGTGCACGACGGGTATGACAGATCTGGGCCAGTCAAAGATCGTCAGGGGCATGGAACGAGAGCCCGACGCCGCATCTGATCGGCTCGGCGTCAGCAACGCATGGGGATCAGGACAGCTGTCGCACCCGAATCGCTCGGTTCATTCCTTTGACCAACATCTTCCCGTTCGAGATCTCGACCGTCGGCCGATAGGAGTAGTAGTACGAGTAGTAATACTCGTCTTGACGCCACACTGAGCCATCTGTGAGTTGAACGATCGTGTCACCAGACCAGCCTGACCATTCACCGTCCACATAAAGAGTCAAAGTGGTCCTCCCGCAAAAACGTCAAGTGTTCTGCGGCCAGGCTACTTCGGAGGACCGACATGCTGGTGGCCGCAGAGCGGCCGTCGCGGCATGCCGTTCCTGTAAGCAGATCCTGCTGCGGAACAGCGACCGCGCGGATCGCGGCAGATGAGGATGTTCGGGAGCGACGCCTGTCCGAGCAGACCCGGTCCTCTGGCCGGTTCCGAGGTCGGACGACAGACAGGACCGCGTGCACCGACGTTGCCGGGAACGATGGCAGCGCAACGATCGCTTATGCCGATGAGCGGACGTCTCACGGACCCGTTGTGGTGGGTCTCTGTGCGTCAGGACTGGCCTAGGTGAAGCTGAACTGACCTGCTGCTGCGCGCGTAATCGTCACCGTCGCGCCCTGCAGGCTGAAGTCGAGCAGCAGGCCGCTGTCGAGGACCGCCGCGACGCCCGCGTGATCACGGGCGACAACCACACCGAGAACCGAGCCGCCCTCGGCCAGGATGCTGAACTCATCGCCGTCGTCAGAGACGACAATCGTCACCGGCACGGGTTCAGCAGCCGGCCGCGAGACAGGGTCGCCGCTGCTGAGACGGGCCTGCGCGGTGACAGACCCGGTCGCCATCATTTCGCCCAGCTTGTGCCGGTCTCCGCCCTGGACGTACTGCAGCAGGTCGAGCACGTCGGTCGGGGTCGCGCCGAGGTCCACGCGCCACCCGCGGATGTGTTGCTCGCTCAGGTACTCGCGCAGACCCGCCTCATCCAGCCCGCCATCCCTGTGCGTCAGGCTGGCGTGAGACACCTCGAGTAGCGCTTCCTCACTCTGCACAGGGCGAGACGGGTTGATCACGATGACGATGACGGACACGGACCTGCGCACGGGACCGGTGGGCGCCGACGATGGGGCGGTGAGTCCTCGAGCCGAGCGCCCCCGGCGGCGGTCCTTCACCGCCGAGTACAAGCTGCAGATCCTGGCCGAGTACGAGGCTGCGCAGCCCGGTGAGCGGGGTGCACTGCTGCGCCGGGAGGGCCTGTACTCCTCGCACCTGGTCGAGTGGCGCCGCGCCCGCGATACCGGTGCCCTGGCGGGACTGGAGGGCCGGTCGCGGCCGGCCAGGCGGACGCCCGAGCAGGTCGAACTCGAGCGACTCCGCCGGGACAAGGCGAAGGTCGAGGCCGAGCTGGCGCGCACCAAGGCCGCGCTGGAGGTCGTGGGAAAAGCACACGCGCTCTTGGAGCTGCTCTCCGAGAGCGCGGACACCGACACGCGGTCGAAGAAGTGATCGCCCCCGCGGTCACCGAGCTGGCCGCGCACACGTCCACCGCGCGGGCGTGTGCGCTGCTGGGCTGGTCGCGGGCCACCCACTACCGCGCCCAGAAGCCGGTCGCGCAGCGCGAGAGAAGGCCACGGCCGGCGCCGCCGAACGCGCTGACCGACGCCGAACGAGAGGCTGTGTTGGCCCGGCTGAACAGCTCTCGGTTCGCCGACAAGTCCGTCGCCCAGACCTGGGCCACGCTGCTGGACGAGGGCGAATACCTGTGCTCGATGTCGACCATGCACCGGCTGCTGCGAACCGCCGGGCAGTCCCGGGAGCGGCGCCGTCAGGCCACCCATCCGCCACGGGCCCGCCCGGAGCTGCTGGCCACCGCGCCAGGGCAGGTCTGGAGCTGGGACATCACCAAGCTGCGCGGACCCGAGCGCGGCGTCTACTACGACCTCTACGTGGTGATCGACATCTTCTCCCGCTACGTCGTCGGCTGGACCGTCGCCGCCCGGGAGGACGCCGAGATCGCCAAGGCTCTACTCGCGGACTCCATCAAGGTGCACGGCGCCCCGAGCAGCGTGCACGCCGACCGCGGCACCTCGATGACCTCCAAGCCGGTCGCCCAACTGCTGGTCGACCTCGGCGTCGCCCGCAGCCATAGCCGCCCGCACGTCTCCAACGACAATCCGTTCTCCGAGGCGCAGTTCAAGACGCTGAAGTACGCACCGGTCTTCCCCGACCGGTTCGGCTGCCTGGCCGACGCCCGCGCGTTCTGCGAGGCGTTCTTCGCCTACTACAACCACGAGCACCGCCACTCCGGTCTCGGGCTGCACACCCCCGCCTCGGTGCACCACGGCACCGCCGGCGAGGTCCGGGCCCAGCGAGCGGCCACCCTGCAGACGGCCTACGCGGCCAACCCCGCCCGCTTCGGCCACCGACGCCCGACACCACCGCAGCTGCCGACCGCGGCCTGGATCAACCAGCCCAGCAGGGAGGCCCTCATCCAGAACAACTAACGCGATCTTGTCTCAACCGGCTTGACAGGTTCCGCATCCCGTGCGATCCGGCCGAGGTCACGTGCCAGCGTCCGGGACCTCACATCACGGACGAGCAGGTCGATGGCAAGCGGGGTGTCGACGCCGTAGCGCAGGTGGGCGGCGGTGCTCGCCAACAGCTGCAGCGGGCTCAGGCGTGACAGCAGGATGTCGTTTGCCTGGGCGATGACGAGACCGACGGTCCACGCCAGATAGTGCTGCACTCCCTCACTGATCCCGTCGACCATCTGCTCAAGCCGGAACGCCGAGTCCGCCACCTCGGTGAGGTGGGTGTCGGCGAGGTCGCTGAGGTCACGACCGGCGATCCAGTCACGAACGACTGGGGCGGCGTCGACCTCGACGAGGGCACCTCGGGGTGACATCCGAAAGCGCCAGTGCCTGGTCGCCTCTGGCAGCTGCAGCAGTTGTGCGTACACGTCCTGCTCGGCAAGAACGTCGAGGGTCTCGTCGAGCGAGCGCTCACCGAGGCCGCCAATGAGCTGTACTTGGTCGGCGAGAGCTGCGGCGATCGACTCGATCACCGCAGCTGATCCCAGGCTCGTCCCGGCCTGCGCCCAGCGACGGCGAGACGCCTGCGGGGTCTGCGCGTATCGCGCAGCGACGACGTCGGCGAGTGCCAGCCACCGCGACTTCAGGTCATCCGGGAGCTGAGTGAAGGCGAACAGTCGCCTGACGACGTCCTGCCAAGTGCGGGTGTTGGCGAGGTCCGGGACGAGCTCGAGGGTGTGGAGGATCAACCAGACGTAGTTGACGAAGCCGCCCGTTTCCCGGTCAGGAGGCAGCTGCAGAATCGCGTCCTGCGTCTGTGCCACCAATGCTTCTGCTTCGGCGAGGGCGGCAAGGGCTGTGTCGCCAGCTAGGGTCGAACGGACCTCCAAGTCGCTCGGTGCGGGCGTCAGCCGATCGAAGTCGCTGCCTTCCAGGGTCTTCTGCAGGGCGAGCACGATCCAGCCCTCGGACTCCTTGCCGGCGCGGCCGGCACGGCCGACAGCGTTGAGCAGCTGCGCGGCAGACATCCGTTGACCGGGATCTTGGCCTTCGTACTCGGTCGTCGCTATAACAACGGTTCGGACGGGGAGATTCACGCCGTCGGTGAGGGTGCTCGTTGCGACGACTGCCCGAATCGTCTCGCTGCGGATCGCATCCTCGACGGCTTCCTGTACCTCGACGGGCAGACCGGCATGGTGGTATGCAACGCCCTTGCGGACGCAGCCGACCAGGGGGTGATCGACACCGAGCCGTGCGGCGAGCGCATCAGCGAGGCCCTGCGACCGCGGGTCGTCGTCCAGCTCGGCAGCCATGACCTTCGCTGCGTCGCGTGCCGTGGCTCGCTGGGTGACGACCATCAGCAGGCTGCCGGCCCGGAGCAGCAGCCTGGCTGTCCTGGCCGTCGTCACGTACGCCGGCGACGTGTTGCCGGACCCGGTTTTGCGCCGGTTGTCGGCGCCGATGACCAGCTGACCGATCGGGGTGTCGTCGCTGGTGACCAGGTGCTGCTCGGTCGCGCTTGTCGGGCGGACCGCGAGGTGGGCACGCAGGTCGTACCGGGTCTTGTCCGCCGCACCACGGCGACCGGGGACGACGGCACGGCTCGCCTCGATTTTGTCAGTAGCCGTTAGCACGTGTAGCCGTCGTGGCGCGCGCCAGTCGTCGGTGAACAGCACGTCTCCCTGCCCGGCCGACGTCCAGGCTGCGAGGGACGCGGCGTTGCCCATGACGCCGGAGAGCAGCATCAGCCTTGCGTCGCTGGCGTCCAGCAGGGACAGCAGCCCTTCGAGCAGCAGTCCGGAGGTTGTCCCGGGTCTCGTAGAAGTTGAGGTGGCCGGTCCCCCGCCCGCACCGGCCGTGAGGTAGGTGTTGGGCGTCCGCCAAGACACCACTTCGAGCAGGGGACCGCCGTGACCAAGAAGTACCAGAAGGACAAGATCGACACGCCTACCGGCGACGGAGTCGTCGTGCCGGAGCGGGTGAATGTGGCGATGGCCGAGATCGCCGGCACGATGCGTGAGGGCCTGCTCGCCCTCGCGGTCGGCGCCGGCCTGCAGGTGATGCAGGCGCTGATGGAGGCCGACGTGACCGGGATGGCCGGGCCGAAGGGCAAGCACGATGCCGGTCGGACCGCGGTCCGGCACGGCTCCGAGCGCGGGTCGGTGACCCTGGGCGGGCGGCGGGTGCCAGTGAGCCGTCCGCGGGTGCGCGCCGCTGACGGCTCCGGCGAGCTGTCCGTGCCCACCTACGAGCTGTTCAGCGGCACCGAGATCCTCGGGTCGATGGCGATGGAGCGGATGCTGGCCGGCCTGTCCACCCGCCGCTACCGGGTTGGCCTGGAACCGGTCGGCGACCACGTCAGCGCGGCGGCGAAGGCGACGAGCAAGTCGGCGGTGTCCCGGAAGTTCGTGGCGATGACCGAGACCGCCCTGGCCGAGCTGCTTGCCGCGGACCTGTCCGCATTGGACCTGGTCGCGCTGATGGTCGACGGGGTGCACTTCGGCGAATCCTGCTGCGTCGTCGCGCTGGGCATCGACTCCGAGGGGGTCAAGCACCCCCTCGCCCTGGTCGAGGGGGCGACGGAGAACGCCACGGTGGTCACCGACCTGCTGGTCGGCCTGCGCGATCGGGGGCTGGACGTGAGCCGGCCGATCCTGGTCGGCATCGACGGGGCGAAGGCGCTGCGCAAGGCCGTGGTCGACGTCTTCGACCACCCGGTGATCCAGCGCTGCCAATTGCACAAGATCCGAAACGTTCAGGACCGACTACCGCAGCGGCTACGCGGCCCGGTCGGCACAAAGATGCGCGCGGCCTACCACGCCGACTCGGCGCTAGAGGCCGAGGCGGCGCTGACCGGGCTGGCCCGGGAGCTGGACAAGACCCACCCGAGCGCGGCTGCCAGCCTGCGCGAAGGCCTGCACGAGACGCTGACCGTGCTGCGCCTGGGGGTGCCGCCCACGCTGGCCCGCACGCTGCGCTCGACCAACGCGATCGAGTCGATGATCTCCATCTGTCGTGATCACGCCCGCAACGTCAAGCGCTGGCGGGACGGGCAGATGGCCCTGCGCTGGTGCGCCGCCGGCATGGTCGAGGCCGGCAAGCAGTTCCGCCGGGTCAACGGCCACCTGCACCTGGCGAAGCTGCGCGCCGCGCTCGACGCCGAGATCACCGGAACTGTCACACCCGCCGTGCATGATGAGGAGGTCGTCGCAGCCTGACGCACAACGGGCCGCCACCGAAGTTCTACGGAACTCGGGACATCCTCGCAGTCCGCGGCCGCCGGATTGAGCGATGAGGTGCGCCTCGTCGATGATGAACAGGCTGAACCGGCTCAAGACCTCCTGCGGCGACTGCCGCAGCGCGTTCATGAGTCGCTCGGGCGTCATCACCTCGACTTGCGGAAGCTGGCTGGAGCTCTCGTCTGTGTCTTGCAGGCCGCCGCTGGTGAGGTCCTGCGTGCCGAAGCCGTCGGGAAGGTCTGCGCCGAGCCGACGGTCGAGATACCTCAGCCGGGACCGGAGCGCCTGGCGCATCTCTCGCCCGAGGCTGCGAAGCGGCGTCACG encodes the following:
- a CDS encoding DUF5710 domain-containing protein, producing MAERLWLDVPYGEKDAAKSAGARWDPDVRRWYAPQEALLPKLARWEPRMPELLPGEDRSFGQGLFVDLVPSTCWFTNVRSCVDESQWDALRSMVYRRAGNRCEACGAPRGRDRQRLEAHERWEYDEATYTQTLRRLLALCWSCHRATHFGFAEITGTSAGAKAHLRAVNGWSTGEADAHIDLAFALWNRRSAHQWRLDLGMLTNAGIKVVEPPAPGRRSEESAARLAVRMPLLPPAAQGEQGSHTATTYRRDADDRSEPEPPRRKLWARIRGALADQ
- a CDS encoding helicase-related protein produces the protein MLLSGVMGNAASLAAWTSAGQGDVLFTDDWRAPRRLHVLTATDKIEASRAVVPGRRGAADKTRYDLRAHLAVRPTSATEQHLVTSDDTPIGQLVIGADNRRKTGSGNTSPAYVTTARTARLLLRAGSLLMVVTQRATARDAAKVMAAELDDDPRSQGLADALAARLGVDHPLVGCVRKGVAYHHAGLPVEVQEAVEDAIRSETIRAVVATSTLTDGVNLPVRTVVIATTEYEGQDPGQRMSAAQLLNAVGRAGRAGKESEGWIVLALQKTLEGSDFDRLTPAPSDLEVRSTLAGDTALAALAEAEALVAQTQDAILQLPPDRETGGFVNYVWLILHTLELVPDLANTRTWQDVVRRLFAFTQLPDDLKSRWLALADVVAARYAQTPQASRRRWAQAGTSLGSAAVIESIAAALADQVQLIGGLGERSLDETLDVLAEQDVYAQLLQLPEATRHWRFRMSPRGALVEVDAAPVVRDWIAGRDLSDLADTHLTEVADSAFRLEQMVDGISEGVQHYLAWTVGLVIAQANDILLSRLSPLQLLASTAAHLRYGVDTPLAIDLLVRDVRSRTLARDLGRIARDAEPVKPVETRSR
- a CDS encoding type IV secretory system conjugative DNA transfer family protein, encoding MTGVGARADVGPASWEVPAAAVLAWLAAAALLLPVGRGVAAVLAGGGWVWPTDGAALAASVGGLLVGDPDTGLDATRAAALPGTPAVYAVITVLLVAFLGVSGGAFWAGRRFLGTPTGMADRSQVEQVLGRSRLRRAAAVVRPDLPASAARAGRSVEPHAVGWRLGACAVPAGGELWVPFDRTAGVYGPQGSGKTLDLLAPALLDAPGAALVTLTKAEDLLLTLDARAAGGRPVAVCDPFGSVPGVPELLWDPVAGCADPMVAERRAKAFTAGTVAGAVTGGISDGAARFYAFEAAKVLQAYFHAAALTGGTVEQVLEWAAHPQAATAPADILRGHPQAAPLWDGLLHGALQGDPRTAGNTATTVQQALALFFQADIRRRCTPGPGRPATEVAGLLAAGGTVYLLGRDDPYASASPLLTALAEHALDTALQLAAGSRTGRLCPPLLACLDELPSTAPLPTLRTRMANDRALGVSYIYAAQTWRQLVLLYGEDEARALFGLTNVVIAFGGGKDGGFYRELSDLIGRTRVRRTSYSYRGAGWSRSTHGEDTPVLRPEEIRLLPSGRALVLAENAPPLIARLTRCLTGRRGAALLAVQTAARDRVAAARDLDTWEGMRTRRSSEATAAARRTMPAGWESS
- a CDS encoding IS256-like element ISBsa1 family transposase, which produces MTKKYQKDKIDTPTGDGVVVPERVNVAMAEIAGTMREGLLALAVGAGLQVMQALMEADVTGMAGPKGKHDAGRTAVRHGSERGSVTLGGRRVPVSRPRVRAADGSGELSVPTYELFSGTEILGSMAMERMLAGLSTRRYRVGLEPVGDHVSAAAKATSKSAVSRKFVAMTETALAELLAADLSALDLVALMVDGVHFGESCCVVALGIDSEGVKHPLALVEGATENATVVTDLLVGLRDRGLDVSRPILVGIDGAKALRKAVVDVFDHPVIQRCQLHKIRNVQDRLPQRLRGPVGTKMRAAYHADSALEAEAALTGLARELDKTHPSAAASLREGLHETLTVLRLGVPPTLARTLRSTNAIESMISICRDHARNVKRWRDGQMALRWCAAGMVEAGKQFRRVNGHLHLAKLRAALDAEITGTVTPAVHDEEVVAA
- a CDS encoding IS3 family transposase (programmed frameshift) gives rise to the protein MTMTDTDLRTGPVGADDGAVSPRAERPRRRSFTAEYKLQILAEYEAAQPGERGALLRREGLYSSHLVEWRRARDTGALAGLEGRSRPARRTPEQVELERLRRDKAKVEAELARTKAALEVGGKSTRALGAALRERGHRHAVEEVIAPAVTELAAHTSTARACALLGWSRATHYRAQKPVAQRERRPRPAPPNALTDAEREAVLARLNSSRFADKSVAQTWATLLDEGEYLCSMSTMHRLLRTAGQSRERRRQATHPPRARPELLATAPGQVWSWDITKLRGPERGVYYDLYVVIDIFSRYVVGWTVAAREDAEIAKALLADSIKVHGAPSSVHADRGTSMTSKPVAQLLVDLGVARSHSRPHVSNDNPFSEAQFKTLKYAPVFPDRFGCLADARAFCEAFFAYYNHEHRHSGLGLHTPASVHHGTAGEVRAQRAATLQTAYAANPARFGHRRPTPPQLPTAAWINQPSREALIQNN